The Streptomyces halobius genomic interval CTCAAGACGTCCTGGAGGGCGTCGAGTACTTGGTAGAGGGTGAGACCGGCGTGGGCACTTTTGGGGCCAGGCGCTGTTCGGTGAGGAAGGCGTGGGCGGCGGTGACGAGGGTGACGTGGTGGTGCCAGCCGGGCCAGGAACGGCCTTCGAAGTGGTCCAGGCCCAGGCCGTGCTTGAGTTCGCGGTAGTCGTGCTCGATGCGCCAGCGGACCTTGGCCAGGCGGACCAGGTCAGCGATGGGTGTGTGCGCCGGTAGGCTGGACAGCCAGTAATTTGTGGGTTCCTCGCTGTCTTCGGGCCATTCGATCAGCAGCCAGCAGTCGGGCAGGATTCCGTCCCACCAGCCCTGTTCGGCTGAGGCGGCGGCTCGGATGGGGCGTTCGACTGCCTTGCCGGCCGGGCGTACACGCACGGCGGCGAAGCGGGAACGTAACTCCCCTCGCGAGCCTTGCCGCCACGTCACGGGGGTGAAGGCATCCGGCCCAAGGCCTGAGGCGAGAGCTGCCACGGACGGTGCGGGTTCCCGGTATCGGGGCTGGGGCCGGCAGCCGACGGTCCCGTTGCGGCGTGGGGTCACGGGTTTCGCGTCGAAGGGGCGGGCGGTCACATCAGCGCGGACGGCCAGCACGTAGGCGAGTTGGCGGTCGGACAGAGCCGCCCGCAGGTGCGCGTTGGTGCCGTAGGCGGCGTCGGCCACCACGACTGGTGGTGTCATGCCCCAGGTGGCGAGCGTGTCGAGCATGTCCAGAGCCAGGCGCCATTTCTCGCGGTGTGTGACCTCGGGCGGGATGCGGGTCCTGGCCCGCCGATCGGTGTCCCAAGCCCACTCCTTGGGCAGGAACAGGCGCCATTGCAGCGGGCAGGAGGCGGTGTCGGTTGCGGCATGGACGCTGACCGCGACCTGGCAGTTCGCCCGTTTCCCCAACGCTCCGCAGTACTGCGGAGCCACCCCGACCGACATCCGGCCGTCCTTGGGCACCGACACGTCGTCGATCACCCAGGCGGTCGGGCCGATCAGTGGCAGCATCCGCTCGGCGATCCGCCGCTGCACCGGCACGGGATCCCACGTGGACTGGTTCACGAACTGCTGCAGGTTCTGCTCGTTGCCGTCCGGCAGCCGCAAAGCCATGGCCTGGACGGACTTGCGGCGACCCTCCAGCATCAGACCCCGCAGATAGCAGTCGCCCTTGGCCCGCTGGTCCTTGCGCGGTACTGAGGCGAACACATCCTCCACGAACAACGCCAACTTCGCCCGAACCCGGTTCACTTCAAGTGCATCCACACACCCAACATGCTCCTGATCTAGCACAACAGGAAGACCTAACGGAGTCCTACTAGGGGCTGTCCGGTGAATCACCCACGACCCACCGGACAGCCCCTAGTGGATCACCGCGGTCCCGGCCAGGCTGATGCATGTGGCGCTCACGGAGATGAGTGCCACGAACGCCACACTCAGAACCGCTGTGCAGCAGCGGGCATACGAGGGGATCCCATGTCCTGGAACACGCCCACCGGCACCGAAGCCACCGCCCATGGCGATGCCGCCAACGCCAACGCCGGTGCCTCCGCGTCCCGTTCCGTCTTCCGGCGTGTGCGCCGGATCGCCGCGGCTTCGCTGATCGCCGTCGCCGCGCTCTCGCTCACCGCCTGTCAGAGCGGTGAGGACGGCGCCAAGGCGACCAAGGTCTCGTCGAGCCCGGACTCCACGGACATGGGCTCGTCGTCCGGCGGTGAGACGGTGACGCCGGGCGAGAACGGGGGCTCGGACGGCGGCAAGCAGTCGGACGCCGGTACGGAGGGCAGCACGGGCGGCGGCTCGGCATCGAACACCGGGAAGGGCGGCGCCGGTGCGGGATCCGGCTCGGCGACCGGTTCCGGTTCCGCACACAAAGGGAAGGGCGTGAACGGCACGTTCAACGGCGTCCTCAACTACCTGGCGCCCGGCAAGCTGACGGTGTCCCCGAAGTCCGGGGCCGAGCAGGCGTTCTTCGTCAGTGAGGAGACGAAAACCCTGGGTGCCGCCGGAATCTGCGCGTCCAACGGCAATGTCACGGTGGACGACAACGGCTACGGAACCTCACCGTGCACCGAGGCACAGCTGGAGAAGGCGGCCAAGATGAACTCCGTCGAGGTCCGCGTCACCCTCCAGGGCGGCATCGCCACGAAGATCGTGGAGCACTACCACCAGTGACCGTTCGGAGCGTTCGCTCCGCCGAGCACCGCTCACCGAGCCGCTCACGGCTCGCACCCGAGCAGCCGCCGTCGCGGACTTCCCCGGCCGCGACGGCAGCCCCATACCTACCGCCGTGCTCCCTCAGCCCACGTACTCGACCAGGGATTCCGTGTCAGGTTGTTCGGTCATGCGGTCGCCGCCTCGGTGCGGCGAGTGGCCTGCGAGGGTGTCCGAGTCCCCCCGGCGCCCGTTCGGACGGGGCGTCCACCAGGTCGCGTACGAGGGCGTGCTCCGGGGACAGCCGGCAGGCCGGGTCGGTGGCCGTGGCATCGCCGGTGAGCGCGTACGCCTGGCAGCGGCAGCCGCCGAAGTCCCTCTCACGCAGCTCACAGCTGCGGCACGGATCGCGCATCCAGTCCGTGCCCCGGTAGCGGTTGAAGGCCCGGGAGTGGTCCCAGATCCATGCCAGCCGATGGTCACGGACATTGGGCGCATCGAGGCCGGGAATCGAGGCGGCCGCCGGGCAGGGGAGGGTCGTGCCATCGGGAGTGATGGTGAGCGAGAGGGCGCCCCAACCGCCCATACAGGGCTTGGCGTTGCCCTCGAAGTAGTCGGGGACGACCCAGATCAACTCGATCCGTCCCTCGGTCCGGCCGGCGAGCTCGGCGCGTCGTCGCTGTACGGTCCGCTGCGCGCGGGTGAGCTGTTCGCGGGACGGCAGCAGGGCGGCGCGGTTGTACAGTGCCCACCCGTAGAACTGGGTGTTGGCGAGTTCGATGCGGTCCGCGCCCCAGGCCGGTCCGAGATCGATGAGGTCGTCCAGCGCGTCGAGGTTGTGGCGGTGCAGTACGACGTTGAGTCCGAGCGGCAGCCCGGCATCCCGTACCAGGGCGGCGGCCCGCTCCTTGTCGGCGAAGGAGCGGCGCCCGGCGATCAGGTCGTTGGCGCCCGGGTCGGCGTGCTGGACGGACAGCTGCACACTGCGCAGACCGGCGTCGACGAGCCGGCCGAGCCGGGCCCGGCTGAGACCGACGCCGCTGGTGATGAGCTGGGTGTGGATGCCTGCGCCGTCGGCGGCCGCGACGATCGCCGCCACGTCGGGGCGAAGGAGGGGTTCACCGCCGGAGAGATGCGCGCTGACCACCCCTAGGTCGGCGGCCTGACGCAGTGCGTCCGTCCACTGGGTGGTCGTCAACTCCGCTGATTTGCGGGCCAGTTCGAGCGGGTTGGAGCAGTAGGGGCAGTGCAGTGGGCAGCCGTGGGTGAGTTCGGCGAGGAGGGCCCAGGGGCGGGGTGGTGCGGTGGCCGGCCGGGCCGCCGTCATCGCAGCCAGCCTTCCTCCCGGATCCGGGCGAGGAATTCCGGCACCTCGTCCGCCACCGGCGCACCCGGATACCGGCACATCAACTCCGCGACGATGTCCGATACTTCGCGCTGCCCGTCACACAGACGCAGCACGGTGCCGGCATTGCCCACGAGCACCACGACACGTTCCGGCAGAAGCAGCAGGTCGGTGTCGCGCACCCGGTCGTAGCGCAGGTGGACGGCGGGGGCGAGGGCGGGGCACCAGCGCGATGGAGCCATGTCCTTGAAGGAGGGAGCCGCGTCCTTGGCGGTCGGCCTGCCGTTCACGTCCGCTCCCCTCGCTCGACCGCGTCCAGCAGGGACCACAGCACATCGCACTTGAAGGCGAGCGCGGCGACCGCCGATTCCTGCTCCTCCTCGGTGCGCGCCCAGTCCAGGACCAGCGCGAGCGCCTCCTTGCTGTCCCGCCGGCCCTGGTTCTGCCGACCACGGAAGTAGGCGAGGCCCTCGGCGTCGATCCAGCGGTAGTGCTTTTCGAACGCGTCGATCCGGGTGCGCATGATGTCGGGTGCGGACAGTTCGGTGAGCGAGGCGGCGACCGCCTCCAGAGGCGAGCGCAGCCGGCAGAAGTTGACATAGCCGTCGACGGCGAGCCGTACACCGGGCAGCACGCCCGCCTCGTCCATCAGCAGCGACCGGCCGAGTCCGGCCGCCTCGCCGAGCCGCAGCCAGCGCTCGATGCCGCCCTCGCCCTCCTCCCGCCCGTCGTGGTCCTGGATCCGGCGCAGCCACATCCGGCGCAGCTCCGGCGTGGGCAGCTTCGCGGTGATCAGGGCGTCCTTGATGGGGATATGGCGCTGGTAGTGGAACCGGTTACGGATCCAGAGGCGCAGTTCCCATGGGGTCAACTCTCCCTTGTGCATACGGATGTTGAAGGGGTGGCGGTCGTGGTAGCGGTCGCGCGCCACGGCCCGCAGCCGCTCCTCGAACGGTGGGCTTGACGAGGTATCCGTCCGCGGGCTTGACGAGGTTTTCGTCAGCTGGTTCGAAGTGGTTTTCGTCCGCGGGCTTGAAGAGGTATGCGTCAGCTGACTCGATCGCCTGCTCATAGGGAAATCTCCATCCCTTCCACGGCCACCGCCAGACCCAGTTCGGCCAGTCGCCTGTGCTGCGGCGCGTCGGGATCGACGAGGGGGTTGGTGTTGTTGAGGTGGGTGTAGAAGCAGCGGGCGGCGAGCGGGGCGAGTCGCCGGGCGGTGCCTTCGGGCCCGTCGATGGGCAGATGGCCCATGCCCGTGGCCGTACGGGCGGAGAATCCGCTGCGGCATGGTTCGTCGTCGTCCCAGAAGGTGCCGTCGAGCAGGACACAGTCGGCATCGGCCAGCGCTTGCTGGAAGCCGTCGGGCCAGGCGGCAAGCGCGGGCGCGTAGACGACGGTGCCTCCGGTACGGCGGTCGTGCAGCCGTACCGCGACGACCCATGGTTCGGTGGCCGATGGGTCGACCGCCGGTGGGTCGAGCGCCGGTGGGTCGATGGTCCCCGGGGCGGTGGCCTGCGGGGCACCACCCGCCATGATGACGTGATCAGCCGGGCTACGGTCGGCCGGGAAACCATCGCTGCCGATCGCGTAGCGGGGCCGTTTCGCGGAAACGGGCACGGCGCTGATCTCGACGTCCGACCCGTCACACAGCTGCACCGGCCGTGCCCCCAACTCCCGCCATACAAGCGTGGCGTACGGCATGAGGAGGTCGTCCAGGTGCGCCCGGTCGCGCAATGCGGCGCGGACCGGTCCGGTGGCGAGCACCTCGATGCGGTCGCCCTCACGGAGCCGTGCGATGCCGAGGGTGTGGTCGA includes:
- a CDS encoding IS701 family transposase, whose product is MDALEVNRVRAKLALFVEDVFASVPRKDQRAKGDCYLRGLMLEGRRKSVQAMALRLPDGNEQNLQQFVNQSTWDPVPVQRRIAERMLPLIGPTAWVIDDVSVPKDGRMSVGVAPQYCGALGKRANCQVAVSVHAATDTASCPLQWRLFLPKEWAWDTDRRARTRIPPEVTHREKWRLALDMLDTLATWGMTPPVVVADAAYGTNAHLRAALSDRQLAYVLAVRADVTARPFDAKPVTPRRNGTVGCRPQPRYREPAPSVAALASGLGPDAFTPVTWRQGSRGELRSRFAAVRVRPAGKAVERPIRAAASAEQGWWDGILPDCWLLIEWPEDSEEPTNYWLSSLPAHTPIADLVRLAKVRWRIEHDYRELKHGLGLDHFEGRSWPGWHHHVTLVTAAHAFLTEQRLAPKVPTPVSPSTKYSTPSRTS
- the pqqE gene encoding pyrroloquinoline quinone biosynthesis protein PqqE, which codes for MTAARPATAPPRPWALLAELTHGCPLHCPYCSNPLELARKSAELTTTQWTDALRQAADLGVVSAHLSGGEPLLRPDVAAIVAAADGAGIHTQLITSGVGLSRARLGRLVDAGLRSVQLSVQHADPGANDLIAGRRSFADKERAAALVRDAGLPLGLNVVLHRHNLDALDDLIDLGPAWGADRIELANTQFYGWALYNRAALLPSREQLTRAQRTVQRRRAELAGRTEGRIELIWVVPDYFEGNAKPCMGGWGALSLTITPDGTTLPCPAAASIPGLDAPNVRDHRLAWIWDHSRAFNRYRGTDWMRDPCRSCELRERDFGGCRCQAYALTGDATATDPACRLSPEHALVRDLVDAPSERAPGGLGHPRRPLAAPRRRPHDRTT
- the pqqD gene encoding pyrroloquinoline quinone biosynthesis peptide chaperone PqqD, which gives rise to MNGRPTAKDAAPSFKDMAPSRWCPALAPAVHLRYDRVRDTDLLLLPERVVVLVGNAGTVLRLCDGQREVSDIVAELMCRYPGAPVADEVPEFLARIREEGWLR
- the pqqC gene encoding pyrroloquinoline-quinone synthase PqqC, whose protein sequence is MTKTSSSPRTDTSSSPPFEERLRAVARDRYHDRHPFNIRMHKGELTPWELRLWIRNRFHYQRHIPIKDALITAKLPTPELRRMWLRRIQDHDGREEGEGGIERWLRLGEAAGLGRSLLMDEAGVLPGVRLAVDGYVNFCRLRSPLEAVAASLTELSAPDIMRTRIDAFEKHYRWIDAEGLAYFRGRQNQGRRDSKEALALVLDWARTEEEQESAVAALAFKCDVLWSLLDAVERGERT
- a CDS encoding MBL fold metallo-hydrolase, producing the protein MLCKVLGTAAGGGVPQWNCACPGCSGARTHPEWRRRHASLAVRAEDDHWYLINATPDIADQMESTPALRPGPAARRTPVAGLVLTDAELDHTLGIARLREGDRIEVLATGPVRAALRDRAHLDDLLMPYATLVWRELGARPVQLCDGSDVEISAVPVSAKRPRYAIGSDGFPADRSPADHVIMAGGAPQATAPGTIDPPALDPPAVDPSATEPWVVAVRLHDRRTGGTVVYAPALAAWPDGFQQALADADCVLLDGTFWDDDEPCRSGFSARTATGMGHLPIDGPEGTARRLAPLAARCFYTHLNNTNPLVDPDAPQHRRLAELGLAVAVEGMEISL